CGCGGCGAACCGGGTAAAGTCCACCACCTTTCCCAAGGTGCCATTCGCCTCGGTGAGTTCAGCGCCGGACTAACCGCTCGCGCCGAACAGCTCTCGGCTATGTTCAATCGTGCTCAGGTGCCCTGTCAGGCGGTGGAGGATCTGAAAAAGATCCGCTGGGAAAAACTGGTGTGGAACATTCCGTTTAACGGCCTGTGCGCCCTGACCGACAAAACCACGGATCTGCTGCTGGCCCACCCGCCAACCCGGGAGCTTATTAGCGAACTGATGGATGAGGTTGCTAACGGCGCCAACGCTCAAGACCTGACCAGTCCGATCGACGGCAAAGCGTTTGGTGCCCACATGATTGAGATTACCGAAGGGATGGACGACTACCATCCAAGCATGATGATTGACCGTCAGCAGGGACGCCCCCTGGAACTGGAGGCCATTTACGCCATTCCACTTAAACAAGCTGCCCAACGCGGCATTGAGTTGCCGCGCATCGCCATGTTGTACAGCTTGCTGAGTGTGACCGAGAAATAGTCGGGCTTAAAGCCTGAACCACGGAGACACTAAGACACGGAGAAAATCAAAAAAGAAAAACTTCTTGAGCTTCACGATAAAGGCCTCAACAACGTTGGATAAAACCCCAAACCCCGTACCCCCACAGGAGAAAACTGAGAATTCTCCCCGATTATGGTTTCCGCTGTGCCTGCGTGGCAAAACGCTTTTGCCTTTGACTTTTCATCGGGGACCTTATCAGATCTGATACTGCACCACCTGCTCACGCGGCATCGGTGCCACCTCAACGACACGCTCCTGACCATTCTCAACAATCAGCACACCAACCCGAGCCTCCTCGCGGCCCTTACCGTAACTGGCAACAATGGCAGCGGCAGCCAGGTAATCCTCTTCACTGGCCTGACCACTGACCACACCGAGGGGGCCGGAAAAGTTCTGATTGCGCAGCAAACAACCGGAGTCACCGACAATTTTTTTCAGCCCCTCATT
This DNA window, taken from Desulfuromonas acetoxidans DSM 684, encodes the following:
- a CDS encoding putative 2-dehydropantoate 2-reductase, translating into MTIAMIGSGALGLYYGARLQQAGEDVHFLLRSDYDAICNKGLTVHSCDGDFYLESLQGYRNAHEMPKADLVIVGLKTFANQHLKELITPLLSEQTAILTLQNGLGNEEQLAELFGRERILGGVAFICSNRGEPGKVHHLSQGAIRLGEFSAGLTARAEQLSAMFNRAQVPCQAVEDLKKIRWEKLVWNIPFNGLCALTDKTTDLLLAHPPTRELISELMDEVANGANAQDLTSPIDGKAFGAHMIEITEGMDDYHPSMMIDRQQGRPLELEAIYAIPLKQAAQRGIELPRIAMLYSLLSVTEK